The window GGGGTGTTATCCCGCTCGATTGCATCTGACGGATTGGATCGCTGGGCATAAACACCCCCGCGCGCAACTCTCGGTACCAGATTGGAACATGAGAATTGAACATGACCGAATCCTGCTGCCCGAAGCATTGAAGGCAGATGACTATGCCACTGGCTTTTTCGGCAAATGGCACTTGATGCCAAACGGCCAGCCGGATTTTGACGAGCACTATCCAACCAGCCATGGTTTCGATGTCAACGTTGGTGGCCGCGAGTGGGGACAGCCCAAGGGGCCGGGGCGATATTTTTCACCCTTTGGAATGCCGAACTTAGACGATGGTCAGCCCGGCGATTTTTTGACCGATAAGCTGACCGATACTGCGGTCGATTTCCTGGAGGTCGAGGCGCCAAAGAATCCATTTCTGTTGTACTTTGCCTACTACACCCTGCACGGCCCCATCATGGCCCCACCCGAACTGGTCGAGAAATATAAAGAGAAAGCAAAGTCGTTTGAAAACACCAAGAATGAGTTTCTCAATCCCGCGCGAGCTGGAATGGTCGAGAAACTCGACGATAGTGTCGGGCGGATCATGGCCAAACTCGAGGAACTTGGTATCGCTGACAACACCGTGATTATTTTGACGGGCGACAATGGTGGTGATGATGACCGGACGACCGGAGGGCTACGTGACTTCAAGGGCTTTTCGCATGAAGGTGCCGTCCGCGAGCCGCTCGTGATCAAATGGCCTGGGCATACCAAACCAGGATCAAGTTGCGACGAGATGGTGATCGGCACCGATCTGTATCCGACCATGCTTGAAATGGCAGGGTTAAAGCAACGCCCCGACCAGCATCTCGATGGGATCAGTATTGAACCGTTGCTGACCGGCGAGGCGACAACCTTGCCACGCCAGTCGCTGTACTGGCACTATCCTCACTACCATCGCACACGTCCCTACGGTGCGGTCCGGAACGGGGATTGGAAGCTGATTGAGTTTTTCGAGGATGGTCGTTTAGAGTTGTTCAACTTGAAAAAAGATCCGTTCGAGACCACCGATGTGGCGGCTGAGCACTCGGAAAAAGCCAAGGAACTTTTGGCAGAACTGAACGCATGGAGGAACGAGGTGGGCGCCCAAGAAATGACTGAGAACCCTGACTGGGTTCCTGAGAATGTGAACCAGAAGCAACAGGGAAATCGAAAGAGCAGAGGGGGTCGGTAGTGTCAATCAAAGTCGACGAAATCCCCAACCCCACCCCCGCACAGCTCGCTGCGTTGCCGCGAGAGGTGGGGTTCGTGCCCGCGGTCAATGCGCATCCTCAGACGCTGAGCCCGGCGCAGATTGACGGTTACAATGACCTGGGGTTTTTGATGCCACTGGATGGATTGCAGGTGGACGAAGTCCGGGAACTGCGAGCTTTTTTCGACGGTGTGCTTGCGGCGTTCATTGAACTGGGCCGGACCAGCTATTCGATCAACACGGCGCATTTGCGGTTCGCACGGATCTATCAATTGGTGCAGCATCCCCGCATCGTCGCGGCTGTTGCCGATCTACTCGGGCCGAATATTGTCTGTTGGGGATCGCATTTCTTTTGCAAGATGCCGCACGATGGTAAACGCGTGCCATGGCATCAAGACAGCACCTATTGGCCGCTCAGCCCAACGAAGACAGTGACGGTCTGGCTGGCCATCGACGACGCCGATCCCGAAAACGCGAACATGAAATTCATCCCGCGTTCGCATCAACATGGTTTGATTGACTATGACGAATCGCAGGACGCCAATACGGTATTGAACCTCGCCGTCGAGAACGCAGAATCCTACGGTGATCGCGAGGTGGACGTGACCCTGCGCTCCGGGCAGTTTTCCATGCACTCAGACCTGTTGTTGCATGGATCAGAGGCCAATTGTTCCGATCGTCGACGATGTGGATTGACAATTCGCTACGCCGCCGCTGACGTGACGACCTGGTACGATTGGCACCAGAAAGGCATTCTCGTTCGCGGTGAGAACACGAGTGGGCAGTGGGCGAATCCGGCGATGCCCGATCATTAATCGACCGTGATGCCCGACGACTGAAGTGACCCGGTGCTCGTCAGATCGCCATGGGGTTGGTACAAAAACTACCTCATGCCGACCGTCGTCCTGGCTGAGTGGAATGACGTGGGGCTTGTTACGCCGCGTGCCTGTTTCCCCTTTGCCAATCCCTGGCCGATCGTCGTCGGCAGATCTTCAAAACCGTTTAAGTGTCTTGTCGCTCATGAATGCAGAATCCAAACCTACTATCACGCCGACCTGCGAAATTCGCCAGGCGCTGCCTACCGATGCCGAGGCCATCCATGCCCTCATGCGGCCTTTTGTTTCGCAGCACTTGCTGTTAGCCCGCAGCGAAGCCGAGATTATTGAACTGACTCGCCATGGATTTGTCGCCATGCAAGGCTCTCGCTGCATGGGGTTTTCGGCAGTGGAAATCTACTCGCCGAAACTCGCCGAACTGCAGTGTCTCGCCGTGCACCCAGAGGCTCAACGGACCGGAGTGGGACGCCAACTGGTGAATCAATGCATCGAACGAGCCCGCTCACTCGGTGTGATGGAAGTGCTTGCCATCAGCTCGTCGGAGGATTTCTTGCGGTCTTGCGGTTTTGATTTTTCGTTGCCTGACCAGAAAAAAGCCCTGTTCTACCAAATCCGTGAACGTCCCTTCGATGATCGATAGTGGATGTTGCCCAAGCCCCTGATTGCCGTTGAATCTGGCGAGGCGGGGCGACCGTTTGATCCGATGCCGACGCAGATAGCCGACTCTTTTTCACTAGTTCACCTTGCAGCCTGATCGCATGACGCCACTCGAATTCCTAGAAAACGCCATTCGTACGCCGAGCCCCTCTGGTTACGAGGAGCCGATTCAAAAGCTGATTTCAGAATATCTCCGGGAGCACACCGATGAGGTTTCGATTGATATCCATGGCAACCTAACCGCTTGCGTTGGACCATCCAATGCGCCGCGTCTGATGTTGGCGGGGCATTGCGATCAGATCGGGATGCTGATTTCCCATATCGATGAAGAGGGTTTCTTGTACGCACAGACTATCGGCGGTTGGGATCCACAGCAGTTGATTGGTCAGGCCATGGTAATCTGGACGGCGGCGGGACCCGTGTCCGCTGTGATCAGTCGCAAGCCCATTCATTTGCTCTCCTCAAAGGAACGCGAAGAGGTCGTGCGACTGGAGGACATGTGGCTCGATATTGGCGCTACCAGCGGCGAACAGGCATCGAAGTTGGTGCGAGTCGGTGACCCAGTGACACTGGATTTGCAATATCGCCCCCTATTAGGCGACATCGTCAGCGGGCCGGGGATGGATAACAAGACCGGCATGTGGACGGTGATGGAAACGGTTCGTCGTTGTGCCGAGGGGTTGGCCGACCGACCGCTGCAGTGC of the Allorhodopirellula heiligendammensis genome contains:
- a CDS encoding sulfatase, translated to MTFFKQIPLALLTLALLSGATTATAAEATKPNFVFLLVDDLGWGDFGCYGAEFYETPHIDRLASDGMLFTNSYAACTVCSPSRAAILTGCYPARLHLTDWIAGHKHPRAQLSVPDWNMRIEHDRILLPEALKADDYATGFFGKWHLMPNGQPDFDEHYPTSHGFDVNVGGREWGQPKGPGRYFSPFGMPNLDDGQPGDFLTDKLTDTAVDFLEVEAPKNPFLLYFAYYTLHGPIMAPPELVEKYKEKAKSFENTKNEFLNPARAGMVEKLDDSVGRIMAKLEELGIADNTVIILTGDNGGDDDRTTGGLRDFKGFSHEGAVREPLVIKWPGHTKPGSSCDEMVIGTDLYPTMLEMAGLKQRPDQHLDGISIEPLLTGEATTLPRQSLYWHYPHYHRTRPYGAVRNGDWKLIEFFEDGRLELFNLKKDPFETTDVAAEHSEKAKELLAELNAWRNEVGAQEMTENPDWVPENVNQKQQGNRKSRGGR
- a CDS encoding phytanoyl-CoA dioxygenase family protein, coding for MSIKVDEIPNPTPAQLAALPREVGFVPAVNAHPQTLSPAQIDGYNDLGFLMPLDGLQVDEVRELRAFFDGVLAAFIELGRTSYSINTAHLRFARIYQLVQHPRIVAAVADLLGPNIVCWGSHFFCKMPHDGKRVPWHQDSTYWPLSPTKTVTVWLAIDDADPENANMKFIPRSHQHGLIDYDESQDANTVLNLAVENAESYGDREVDVTLRSGQFSMHSDLLLHGSEANCSDRRRCGLTIRYAAADVTTWYDWHQKGILVRGENTSGQWANPAMPDH
- a CDS encoding GNAT family N-acetyltransferase — protein: MNAESKPTITPTCEIRQALPTDAEAIHALMRPFVSQHLLLARSEAEIIELTRHGFVAMQGSRCMGFSAVEIYSPKLAELQCLAVHPEAQRTGVGRQLVNQCIERARSLGVMEVLAISSSEDFLRSCGFDFSLPDQKKALFYQIRERPFDDR
- a CDS encoding M42 family metallopeptidase; this translates as MTPLEFLENAIRTPSPSGYEEPIQKLISEYLREHTDEVSIDIHGNLTACVGPSNAPRLMLAGHCDQIGMLISHIDEEGFLYAQTIGGWDPQQLIGQAMVIWTAAGPVSAVISRKPIHLLSSKEREEVVRLEDMWLDIGATSGEQASKLVRVGDPVTLDLQYRPLLGDIVSGPGMDNKTGMWTVMETVRRCAEGLADRPLQCQLHSVATVQEEIGLRGAKTAAARIQPDVAIAVDVTHASDCPTINKQQQGNIRLGGGPVIVRGPNVNVKVAARLIELAEKNEIPYQLAALGRAAPNDSNVLQISGAGVATGLVAVPNRYMHSAVETISTADIEAVAKLLTLFAQNLTPECSFIPG